The proteins below come from a single Candidatus Limnocylindria bacterium genomic window:
- a CDS encoding TadE/TadG family type IV pilus assembly protein, with the protein MSLFRRDERGQAVLEFALLLPPLILILVFGMIEIGSAFSHNMSIASATREGARMGSNLANGGGPLGCGVGQSPNAASVDPRIIAAVEKILTGTGTLVSLADVTEIRIFNATATGAENPGFVNSWVYTPGAGPVIDGDPLDFSPSGGTGWAACARNNALPADSLGVTVRYTYRARTPLRSFIPFLNTIPMVDKTVMTLNATR; encoded by the coding sequence GTGAGCCTCTTCCGGCGCGACGAGCGCGGCCAGGCGGTGCTCGAGTTCGCGCTCCTGCTGCCGCCGCTGATCCTCATCCTCGTCTTCGGCATGATCGAGATCGGCTCGGCCTTCAGCCACAACATGTCGATCGCGTCGGCGACGCGCGAGGGCGCGCGGATGGGCAGCAACCTCGCCAACGGCGGCGGTCCGCTGGGGTGTGGGGTGGGGCAGTCGCCGAACGCCGCCAGCGTCGATCCCCGGATCATCGCCGCGGTCGAGAAGATCCTCACCGGCACCGGCACGCTGGTTTCGCTCGCTGATGTGACCGAGATACGGATCTTCAACGCCACGGCCACCGGGGCGGAGAACCCGGGCTTCGTCAACAGCTGGGTCTATACGCCCGGGGCCGGCCCTGTGATCGACGGCGATCCCCTCGACTTCTCGCCGTCCGGCGGGACCGGCTGGGCCGCCTGCGCGCGCAACAACGCCCTTCCGGCGGACAGCCTCGGTGTGACCGTGAGATACACCTACCGAGCGCGCACGCCGCTGCGGAGCTTCATTCCGTTCCTGAACACGATCCCGATGGTCGACAAGACCGTGATGACGCTCAATGCGACGCGGTAA
- a CDS encoding response regulator transcription factor: MNEKRRIRILIVDDHAVVRSGLRTILETEPDIEVVGEAGDGHAALELAQELLPDVVLMDINMGDWDGVTATRRVRNYVPSARVIVLTNYDEDDLVFSSIRAGASGYLLKEVTATQLTNSIRTVADGFSLIYPSVARRVLDEFGQLRSGTPSSETDVYSDLTPREREVLRLVASGRANKEIGAQLGISERTVKTHISNIFSKLELTDRTQAALFVHNRGMLEKDSAR, from the coding sequence ATGAACGAGAAGCGCCGCATCAGGATCCTCATCGTCGACGACCACGCCGTCGTCCGGAGCGGTCTCCGCACGATCCTCGAGACCGAGCCGGACATCGAAGTGGTCGGCGAGGCGGGCGACGGCCACGCCGCGCTCGAGCTCGCGCAAGAGCTGCTGCCGGACGTCGTGCTGATGGACATCAACATGGGCGACTGGGACGGCGTCACCGCGACGCGGCGGGTGCGCAATTACGTCCCGTCGGCCCGTGTCATCGTGCTGACGAACTACGACGAGGACGATCTCGTGTTCTCGTCGATCCGGGCCGGTGCGTCGGGTTACCTATTAAAGGAAGTCACCGCAACGCAGCTCACGAACTCGATCCGCACCGTGGCCGACGGCTTCTCGCTCATCTACCCGTCGGTCGCGCGCCGCGTCTTAGACGAGTTCGGACAGCTGCGCAGCGGAACACCGTCGTCAGAGACCGATGTGTACTCGGATCTCACGCCGCGAGAGCGTGAGGTGCTGCGACTCGTCGCCAGCGGTCGGGCGAACAAGGAGATCGGCGCGCAGCTCGGCATCAGCGAGCGCACCGTGAAGACGCACATCTCCAACATCTTCAGCAAGCTCGAGCTCACGGATCGGACGCAGGCCGCGCTGTTCGTGCACAACCGCGGCATGCTCGAGAAGGACTCCGCCCGCTAG
- a CDS encoding aminotransferase class III-fold pyridoxal phosphate-dependent enzyme, protein MSSDLERRAKRVLSPLPGRYTWLPLDRGEGSWLITKDGRRVLDLTCGIAVTNVGHAHPKVVKAISEQAAKLMHISTGVATYESNIALAEALGTVTPRGLDTVFFGNSGAEAVEASIKLARQFTKRQAIIAFRGSFHGRTAGALTVTTSKSSYRLGYGAMLPEVYIAPYPYASTCPIKPAHDAATCAEHCLAELETMLEHEVPPEHVAAILIEPVLGEGGYVAPPSSFLVALRELATRIGALLVMDEVQTGFGRTGAWFATQKHGVDPDILVLAKALGGGLPLGAIVTSREMQEKWISGTHGSTFGGNPVSCAAGLASFEIIRDEGLVARAERLGELMVKELAPLRSDPRVREIRRFGAMVAMEFDTKATAKAAIAGALERDVLLITCGAHDQAVRFIPALNIAEDDLRLGVRALVAAATTSRTPTPA, encoded by the coding sequence ATGAGCTCAGACCTCGAACGCCGCGCGAAGCGCGTGCTCTCACCACTTCCCGGCCGCTACACCTGGCTGCCGCTCGACCGCGGCGAAGGCAGCTGGCTCATCACCAAGGACGGCCGCCGCGTGCTGGATCTCACCTGCGGCATCGCCGTCACGAATGTCGGCCACGCGCATCCGAAGGTCGTGAAGGCGATCAGCGAGCAGGCCGCGAAGCTCATGCACATATCGACCGGCGTCGCGACGTACGAGTCGAACATCGCGCTCGCCGAGGCGCTCGGCACCGTGACGCCGCGCGGCCTCGACACGGTGTTCTTCGGGAACTCGGGCGCTGAGGCCGTCGAGGCGTCGATCAAGCTCGCGCGCCAGTTCACGAAGCGCCAGGCGATCATCGCGTTCCGCGGCAGCTTCCATGGCCGCACCGCCGGTGCTCTCACCGTGACGACCTCGAAGTCGTCGTATCGCCTCGGCTACGGTGCGATGCTGCCCGAGGTCTACATCGCGCCCTACCCATACGCCTCGACCTGTCCGATCAAGCCGGCGCACGACGCGGCGACGTGCGCGGAGCACTGCCTCGCCGAGCTCGAGACGATGCTCGAGCACGAGGTCCCGCCGGAGCACGTCGCTGCGATCCTCATCGAGCCGGTCCTCGGCGAGGGCGGCTACGTCGCGCCACCCAGCTCGTTCCTCGTTGCGCTACGCGAGCTCGCGACGCGCATCGGCGCATTGCTCGTGATGGATGAGGTCCAGACCGGCTTTGGCCGCACCGGCGCGTGGTTCGCGACGCAGAAGCACGGCGTCGATCCCGACATCCTCGTCCTCGCGAAGGCGCTCGGCGGCGGACTGCCGCTCGGCGCGATCGTGACGTCGCGCGAGATGCAGGAGAAGTGGATCTCCGGCACGCACGGCTCGACATTCGGCGGCAATCCCGTGTCGTGCGCGGCGGGTCTCGCATCGTTCGAGATCATTCGCGACGAGGGCCTCGTCGCGCGCGCGGAGCGACTGGGCGAGCTCATGGTGAAGGAGCTGGCGCCGCTGCGATCCGATCCACGCGTGCGGGAGATCAGGCGATTCGGCGCGATGGTCGCGATGGAGTTCGATACCAAGGCCACCGCGAAGGCCGCGATCGCCGGCGCGCTCGAGCGCGACGTGCTGCTGATCACGTGCGGCGCGCACGACCAGGCCGTCCGCTTCATCCCCGCGCTCAACATCGCGGAGGACGACCTGCGCCTCGGCGTGCGTGCGCTCGTCGCGGCCGCGACCACCTCCAGGACACCGACACCGGCCTGA
- a CDS encoding YfhO family protein has protein sequence MPSNNDDAFHFLFVQRASDALARGANPLDFWTPQLELGFASFVHYQNLAHLAVVALHRALFGLVDIFTLFNLIRYLLLVLFPLTVLWSLLRMGFTFAQAALGAAASSLLATPFLYGLDYASYIWRGFGTYTQLWAMHLSFISLAAAHTVITRGRGHVLAIVALAALVLVHLLYAYMLAISVGVLFVVSLRRASWRSQVLGMGAVGLLALVITSYMWLPYLQTAAYLNVSPYLQPEKYDGLGAGQVLRYLVTGELFDGGRLPILSLFVGLGIVSVAFQRTRLAITALVLFAVWLVLYFGRPTLGGLIDLLPLHQTLFIHRFSGAVHLAGILLIGLGAGWLWDLAARRSRRPWLPLALVAVAFLALVPAMRERYAFYVQNLDWMQQTRIAIGSDGDARSIVDQLRTLPAGRVFAGLRTDYGPAMNFAIPFNSVRFSDVLTFSAIDTVSPPYNSLSLSSDMLWDFDYRRAEDYDLFNVRYVVAPATLPAPSFLSVLRRTARYTLYQAPTSGYGEYVMVTRRQAVATSGDLVRANRPWLLDAARSQRDFTEWDYPAVTTQGDLPVSGCTGSEVSEVHVAAERLDLATSCDSSGTLLIKVTYDPGWRVTVDGSSVATFMLSPAYLGAAIPAGTHNVTAQYIGTPAKMPLFVIGLVVLVGLALVPRRNWWAARLTRTAAPPVG, from the coding sequence GTGCCGAGCAACAACGACGACGCGTTCCACTTCCTCTTCGTCCAGCGCGCGTCCGACGCGCTCGCGCGCGGCGCGAACCCGCTCGATTTCTGGACACCGCAGCTCGAGCTGGGCTTCGCGAGCTTCGTGCACTACCAGAACCTCGCACACCTCGCCGTTGTCGCGCTCCATCGCGCGCTGTTCGGCCTGGTCGACATCTTCACGCTCTTCAACCTGATCCGGTATCTGCTGCTGGTGCTCTTCCCGCTCACCGTGCTGTGGTCGCTGCTCCGCATGGGCTTCACGTTCGCTCAGGCAGCGCTCGGCGCTGCCGCGTCGTCGCTTCTCGCGACACCGTTCCTGTACGGCCTCGACTACGCCTCGTACATCTGGCGCGGGTTCGGGACGTACACGCAGCTCTGGGCGATGCACCTATCGTTCATCAGCCTCGCTGCGGCGCACACCGTGATCACGCGCGGCCGGGGTCATGTTCTGGCGATCGTCGCCCTCGCGGCTTTGGTGCTCGTGCACCTGCTCTACGCGTACATGCTCGCGATCAGCGTCGGCGTGCTGTTCGTGGTGTCGCTTCGCCGCGCGTCCTGGCGCAGCCAGGTGCTCGGCATGGGCGCCGTCGGGCTCCTTGCGCTCGTGATCACCTCGTACATGTGGCTGCCGTACCTGCAGACCGCCGCGTACCTGAACGTGAGCCCCTATCTGCAGCCGGAGAAGTACGACGGCCTCGGCGCCGGTCAGGTCCTGCGTTACCTCGTGACCGGAGAGCTGTTCGACGGCGGGCGGCTGCCGATCCTGTCGCTCTTCGTTGGCCTGGGCATCGTGAGCGTCGCGTTCCAGCGGACACGGCTCGCCATCACGGCACTCGTGCTCTTCGCGGTCTGGCTCGTCCTGTACTTCGGCCGGCCGACGCTCGGCGGCCTCATCGATCTCCTTCCGCTGCACCAGACCCTCTTCATCCATCGCTTCAGCGGCGCGGTCCACCTCGCGGGCATCCTGCTGATCGGCCTGGGCGCCGGGTGGCTCTGGGATCTGGCGGCCAGACGATCCCGGCGACCGTGGTTGCCACTCGCACTCGTCGCGGTCGCCTTCCTCGCGCTCGTGCCGGCGATGCGGGAGCGCTACGCCTTCTACGTGCAGAACCTCGACTGGATGCAGCAGACCCGAATCGCCATCGGCTCGGACGGCGACGCGAGGTCGATCGTCGATCAGCTGCGTACGCTTCCGGCGGGCCGCGTCTTCGCGGGTCTGCGCACCGACTACGGACCCGCGATGAACTTCGCGATCCCGTTCAATTCCGTGCGCTTCAGCGATGTGCTCACGTTCAGCGCGATCGATACGGTCTCGCCGCCGTACAACTCACTGTCACTCTCGAGCGACATGCTCTGGGACTTCGACTACCGACGCGCTGAGGATTACGACCTCTTTAACGTGCGGTACGTCGTCGCACCGGCGACGCTGCCCGCACCGTCCTTTCTCTCGGTACTGAGAAGGACCGCGCGATACACGCTGTATCAGGCGCCCACGAGCGGCTACGGCGAGTACGTCATGGTCACGCGCCGGCAGGCCGTCGCAACATCGGGCGACCTCGTGCGCGCGAACCGACCGTGGCTGCTCGACGCCGCTCGCTCACAGCGCGACTTCACGGAGTGGGATTACCCAGCGGTGACGACACAGGGCGACCTCCCCGTATCAGGTTGCACGGGGAGCGAAGTGTCTGAGGTCCACGTTGCCGCGGAGCGGCTCGACCTCGCTACTTCGTGTGACAGCTCAGGCACCCTGCTCATCAAGGTCACGTACGACCCGGGCTGGCGCGTGACGGTGGACGGGTCGTCAGTCGCGACGTTCATGTTGTCGCCGGCCTACCTCGGTGCCGCGATCCCCGCCGGGACGCACAACGTCACGGCGCAGTACATCGGCACTCCGGCCAAGATGCCGCTCTTCGTCATCGGACTCGTGGTGCTCGTGGGACTCGCGCTGGTGCCGCGTCGGAATTGGTGGGCAGCGCGATTGACGCGCACGGCGGCTCCCCCGGTCGGGTGA
- a CDS encoding response regulator transcription factor, translated as MQTPSTALLVEDDPQVAATLRRHLARAGFVVYDASNEREAVHRVEEIAPDVVILDIALDSGGADACRRIRELASGGDVPMLVLSAAQDVTTKLAAFELGADDFVINTCDPSELLARVRAIQRRGADRRTVRRIGPLRIALATGDAWLADHQLDLTNGERAVLVELARAYPGLTARTALDRRPDQEHEVSSNVTEVLVARLRRKIAAAGGGVEINAVRRSGYVLRPMATTADIPV; from the coding sequence ATGCAGACACCCAGCACTGCGTTGCTCGTCGAGGACGATCCCCAGGTCGCGGCGACGCTGCGACGTCATCTGGCGCGCGCGGGCTTTGTCGTGTACGACGCGAGCAATGAGCGAGAGGCCGTTCATCGCGTCGAAGAGATCGCGCCCGATGTCGTCATCCTCGATATCGCGCTCGACAGCGGTGGTGCGGACGCGTGCCGCCGCATCCGCGAGCTTGCGTCCGGTGGCGACGTCCCGATGCTCGTGCTCTCGGCCGCGCAGGACGTGACCACGAAGCTCGCGGCGTTCGAGCTCGGCGCGGACGACTTTGTCATCAACACCTGCGACCCATCAGAGCTGCTGGCCCGCGTGCGCGCGATCCAGCGTCGTGGCGCTGATCGCCGCACGGTGCGGCGCATCGGTCCGCTCCGCATCGCGCTCGCGACCGGCGACGCGTGGCTTGCCGATCATCAGCTCGATCTCACGAACGGAGAGCGCGCCGTGCTGGTCGAGCTCGCTCGCGCGTATCCCGGTCTCACCGCACGCACGGCGCTCGACCGCCGGCCCGACCAGGAGCACGAAGTGAGCTCGAACGTGACCGAAGTACTGGTCGCCCGCCTGCGTCGAAAGATCGCGGCCGCGGGCGGCGGCGTGGAGATCAACGCGGTCCGGCGGTCCGGTTATGTGCTGCGACCGATGGCGACCACCGCAGACATCCCCGTCTAG
- a CDS encoding histidine kinase translates to MSSRNSADFWSARLAHLAALGRLDGIAIVLPGQSGLSTYAAHNIPQTAWEGAAGEALLRVVQTGSTEQLQNGALHLGDGRDAETLLAAPIVWRDQIAGALAAFVAGREIGDADIPTLTRLAELAGLELAEANAMWRSSKQTQEIEARLHQAEDDRKQAMVLFELSRLATLGTDVQSDLEGAAMMLAGALGHDAVGIWALAEHRLRFRAGTGYDKATSEVPVDESDTVLATVLREKRAARGTFGELKTMPAWAPPEGANFLVTPIGALGVLVTARADAKYSEDDADFSVSVGEYLVGLLQRSTSTDVVDQGVSAERRKIAQELHDGLAQELTGVVLALEGCQRALDKDPALLGPQLAKASRDARATLMDVRQYMTALRQSVTGGLNLPVTLGRLVDDLRRQTGLQVQMEESGQPRELDTVVERAVIRIVGEALRNVAQHAGATTAKVALLYDQDGVVVTVEDDGKGFDVEETFRGAEDRGHFGVVGMRERAEAASGHLVVRSEPGKGSIVRASIPYATESVRIQNYGRRAGDHVEPTEAVEESKERVGFFARLLGR, encoded by the coding sequence TTGAGCAGCAGGAACAGCGCTGACTTCTGGTCGGCGCGCCTCGCCCACCTCGCGGCGCTCGGCAGGCTCGACGGGATCGCCATCGTTCTCCCAGGCCAGTCCGGTCTCTCCACCTACGCGGCGCACAACATCCCGCAGACCGCGTGGGAGGGCGCCGCAGGCGAAGCGCTCCTGCGCGTCGTACAGACCGGATCGACCGAGCAGCTACAGAACGGTGCCCTGCACCTCGGCGACGGGCGCGACGCCGAGACGCTGCTCGCCGCGCCGATCGTGTGGCGCGACCAGATCGCAGGCGCGCTCGCAGCCTTCGTGGCCGGGCGCGAGATCGGCGACGCCGACATCCCGACGCTCACGCGACTCGCGGAGCTCGCGGGCCTCGAGCTCGCTGAGGCGAACGCGATGTGGCGCTCGAGCAAACAGACGCAGGAGATCGAAGCACGCCTGCATCAGGCCGAGGACGACCGGAAGCAGGCGATGGTGCTGTTCGAGCTCTCGCGGCTCGCGACGCTCGGCACCGACGTCCAAAGCGATCTCGAGGGCGCGGCGATGATGCTCGCCGGCGCTCTCGGTCACGACGCGGTCGGCATCTGGGCCCTCGCCGAGCATCGACTGCGCTTTCGTGCGGGCACCGGCTACGACAAGGCGACGTCCGAGGTGCCCGTCGATGAATCGGACACCGTGCTCGCGACGGTGCTCCGCGAGAAGCGCGCGGCGCGTGGCACCTTCGGCGAGCTCAAAACGATGCCCGCGTGGGCCCCGCCAGAAGGCGCGAACTTCCTCGTGACACCGATCGGCGCCCTCGGCGTCCTCGTGACCGCACGCGCGGACGCGAAGTACTCGGAGGACGACGCCGACTTCAGCGTGAGCGTCGGTGAGTATCTCGTCGGTCTGCTGCAGCGATCGACGTCGACCGATGTCGTCGATCAAGGCGTGTCGGCCGAGCGGCGAAAGATCGCGCAGGAGCTGCACGACGGTCTCGCGCAGGAGCTCACCGGTGTGGTGCTCGCGCTCGAAGGTTGTCAGCGCGCGCTGGACAAGGACCCCGCGCTCCTCGGACCGCAGCTCGCGAAGGCATCGCGCGACGCGCGCGCGACGCTCATGGACGTGCGCCAGTACATGACCGCGCTGCGCCAGAGCGTGACGGGCGGGCTCAATCTCCCCGTCACCCTCGGCCGCCTCGTTGACGACCTGCGGCGGCAGACCGGTCTACAGGTGCAGATGGAGGAGAGCGGGCAGCCACGCGAGCTTGACACGGTCGTGGAGCGTGCGGTCATCCGCATCGTCGGCGAGGCGCTCCGCAATGTCGCGCAGCACGCGGGCGCGACGACCGCAAAGGTCGCTCTCCTCTACGACCAGGATGGGGTCGTCGTCACCGTCGAGGACGACGGGAAGGGCTTCGACGTCGAGGAGACGTTCCGCGGCGCCGAGGACCGCGGCCACTTCGGCGTCGTCGGCATGCGCGAGCGCGCCGAGGCAGCGAGCGGGCACCTCGTGGTCCGCAGCGAGCCCGGCAAGGGCAGCATCGTCCGCGCGAGCATCCCGTACGCCACCGAATCGGTGCGGATCCAGAACTACGGTCGTCGGGCGGGCGACCACGTCGAGCCCACCGAGGCCGTCGAAGAGTCGAAGGAGCGGGTCGGATTCTTCGCGAGGCTCCTCGGTCGATGA
- a CDS encoding TadE/TadG family type IV pilus assembly protein — protein MGEFFGGLASGERCERGQAIVEVALILPLLVFLIVGTIEFSLLLNARNTVSFASRDGSMLAAEGGSRAGTDCVVLQAVERDLVAPASAIKVTQIKVYWSDQNGDEIGSNHNLYTRGGSTTCDYGDGTSITVPYSLTTASYIEDIRCDVLAGCGGSHTSLDTVGVEITYVHLWLTSFGRITGGTGLTFNVANTTRIEPQL, from the coding sequence ATGGGCGAGTTTTTCGGGGGCCTCGCAAGTGGCGAGCGTTGCGAACGTGGTCAGGCGATCGTCGAGGTCGCTCTGATCCTGCCGCTGCTCGTATTCCTCATCGTCGGGACCATCGAGTTCTCGCTGCTGTTGAACGCACGCAACACCGTGAGCTTCGCCAGCCGCGACGGCTCGATGCTCGCGGCCGAGGGCGGTAGCCGCGCGGGCACCGACTGCGTCGTTCTCCAGGCGGTCGAGCGCGATCTCGTCGCGCCGGCGAGCGCGATCAAGGTCACTCAGATCAAGGTCTATTGGTCCGATCAGAACGGCGACGAGATCGGCAGCAACCACAACCTCTACACGCGCGGTGGCTCGACGACGTGCGATTACGGCGATGGGACCTCGATCACGGTCCCGTACTCACTCACGACCGCGAGCTACATCGAGGACATCCGCTGCGACGTGCTCGCCGGCTGCGGTGGCTCGCACACTTCGCTCGACACCGTCGGCGTCGAGATCACCTACGTCCACCTCTGGCTGACGTCGTTCGGTCGCATCACGGGCGGCACGGGTCTCACCTTCAACGTGGCGAACACCACGCGGATCGAGCCGCAACTGTGA
- a CDS encoding lytic transglycosylase domain-containing protein codes for MRSVLTAAGAGMLMLFSLVFVSADQASANDGPLCTTTVGFLPTLCVSIPLPAIVRRDDAIPTTVAKDRTVTAPQADIAPRTVEIEPGASDIQSEPERAQPEARALEPVFDLDDLRAYARDAAIRQGIDPVLFVRQIDAESAFDPNAVSKAGAVGIAQLMPALHPAVDPTDPYASLDYAARLMHVYIAHFGNWRLALIAYNAGPGRLMPGNPAYLPTSTLLSNSFGGGETKRYVARVLGR; via the coding sequence ATGAGATCTGTTCTTACGGCCGCTGGCGCCGGGATGCTGATGCTCTTCAGTCTGGTCTTCGTCTCGGCCGATCAGGCCAGTGCGAATGACGGTCCCCTCTGCACCACGACCGTCGGCTTCCTACCGACGCTCTGCGTGAGCATCCCGCTCCCCGCAATCGTGCGGCGAGATGACGCGATCCCCACGACCGTCGCGAAGGATCGGACCGTTACGGCGCCGCAGGCTGACATCGCTCCGCGAACTGTCGAGATCGAACCAGGTGCGTCCGATATCCAGAGCGAGCCTGAGCGGGCGCAACCCGAGGCCCGAGCGCTCGAACCTGTATTCGACCTCGATGACCTTCGCGCTTACGCGCGCGACGCAGCCATCAGGCAGGGAATCGACCCCGTCCTCTTCGTGCGTCAGATCGATGCGGAGTCGGCGTTCGACCCGAACGCGGTCTCGAAGGCGGGCGCCGTCGGTATCGCGCAGCTCATGCCGGCACTGCATCCCGCAGTTGACCCCACCGATCCGTACGCGTCGCTGGATTACGCCGCGCGGCTCATGCACGTGTACATCGCGCATTTCGGGAACTGGCGTCTTGCGCTCATCGCCTACAACGCCGGCCCGGGCCGCCTCATGCCTGGGAATCCCGCGTACCTGCCGACCTCGACGCTCCTCTCGAACTCGTTCGGCGGCGGTGAGACGAAGCGCTACGTCGCGAGGGTCCTCGGCCGTTAG